GCGGCGTCGAGCGACCGGATGCCCCGACACGGAGCACGGCGCGCGTGCCGCGGGGCTACCGCTTGCGGGTGCGGGGGTCCATGGCTTCGCGAAGGGCCTCGCCGAAGAGCGTGAACCCCAGGGCCGTGATCGTGATGCACGCGCCGGGAAGGAAGGCGAGCCACGGGGCGATCGCGAGCTCGAGCTGCGCGTACGTCAGCATGCGCCCCCACTCCGCCGTCTGCGGGACGCTTCCACCGAGCCCGAGGTACGACAGCGCGGCGGCCTCGATGACCGCCGTCGCGAGCGAGAGCGTTCCCTGCACGATGACGGGTCCGACCGAGTTCGGCAGGACGTGGCTCATCGTGATCGTCCCGCGGCCGAGACCGAGCGTCTGCGCCGAGAGCACGTAGTCGGCGTTGCGCTGCTGCAGCATCGACGCACGCAGGAGTCGCGCGAAGATCGGCACCTGGACGGCACCGATCGCGATCATGACGGACAGCTGGTTCTGTCCCAGGATCGCCGCGATCGACACGGCGAGGAGGAGGCTCGGGATCGAGAGCAGGATGTCGACGAACCGCATGATGAGCGTGTCGACCCAGCCGCCGAACATGCCGCAGAGGAAGCCGAGGATCATGCCGCCGACGAGTCCGATCGCGGTCGACACAACGCCGATGAGAAGCGTCGCCTGCGCACCCCAGATGAGCTTCGAGAGGACGTCGCCGCCGAAGCGGTCGAGTCCGAGCGGGAACTCGGGGATCTCCCCCGGACCGGGGATGTGCGTCGGCGTGATGAAGCGCTGACCCGGAAGCTCGGTCGGACCGTACGGTGCCAGCAGCGGCGCGAGCGCGGCGATCAGCAGGAACAGCGCGATGATCGCGGCACCCACCCATGCGCTGGGGTTGCGACGCAGGCGACGGAAGACGCCGCTCCAGAAGCCACCGCCGCCGGTCTTGGCCGCCAGCAGTTCGCGGTCGTCGACGGCCGTGTCGTCGACCGGGCCGCCGCCCGGCGCGGGGGGAAGCATCGCCGAGGTCATGAGACCCTCACTCTCGGGTCGATGAAGCTGTAGGAGATATCCACCAGCAGGTTGATCAAGGCGTATCCGATCGCGATGAAGATGATGAAGCCCTGCAGGACGGGATAGTCACGCGTGAAGATCGCCCGGGCGAGGAACGAGCCGATACCCGGATAGGCGAAGACCGTCTCGGTGAGGACCGCGCCGGAGATGAGCAGACCGACCTGCAGACCGATCGTCGTGACGACCGGCAGGAGGGCGTTTCGCAGGATGAAGCGCTGGCGGATCGTGCCGCGCGACACACCCTTCGCGAGACCCGTGCGGACGTAGTCCGAATTCTGCACCTCGAGCACCGACGCCCGAGTGATGCGGACGATGATCGCGAGAGGGATCGATGCGAGCGCGAGGCCCGGCAGGATCAAGTGCAGGAACGCATCCCACGCGGCATCCCACTCCCCTGTGATGATGCCGTCGAATACGTAGAAGCCCGTGTAGTGCGTCGCATCGATGCGTGGGTCCTGGCGTCCTTCCGACGGGAGCCAGCCGAGCTGGACGGCGAAGACCCACTTGAGGATGAACGCGAGGAAGAAGACCGGGATCGTGATTCCCAGAAGGGATGCCGCGACGGTGATGTGGTCGGTCGCCTTGCCGTGCTTCCGCGCCGCGAGGTACCCCAGGGGCACACCGACGCCGACGGCGACGACGATCGCGAAGACCGAGAGCTCGAACGTCGCAGGAAAGCGGCGCAGGAACTCTTCGATGACGGGTGCCCTCGTCTGGATGGACTGGCCGAAGTCGCCCGAGAGCAGACGCCCGGCCCAGATGAAGTACTGCTCGAGAGGTGAACGGTCGAAGCCGTAGAGGCGATTGATCTCCTCGATCGCTTCGGGCGTCGCGCGCTCGCCGAGCAGTGCGACCGCGGGCCCGCCGGGTAGAGCGCGCACCCACAGGAACAGCAGGATCGAAAGGCCGATGAGGGTCGGTATGAGCAGGAGGAGTCTCTTGCCGATAGTGCGTAGCACGGGATGGTTCTCCGGGTGGGTGCGTCAGCGGGGTCTGACAGTGGTGACGGATGCCGCGGCCCGGCCTCGCGGCCAGGTCGCGGCATCCGTCCTCAGCGGATTACTCGCTGAGTTCCACCATGTTGTAGACCTCGTCCTGGACGGGGCTCGCGGGGTACGACGTCACGCGCTCGTTGAACGCGAGCGTCGGAACGGGGTGCGCGAGCGGGATGCCCGGGAGGAACTCCATGATCTGAGCGTTGGCGTCGAGGTACGCAGCCTCCTGCTCCTCGGCCGTCGCCAGACCGCGAGCGGTCGTCAGCGTCGAGAAGAGCTCGGGGTTGTCGAAGCCCCACTCGTTGCTGGGTGCGCCGAAGAACGTGCCCACGAAGTTGTCGGGGTCGTTGTAGTCGCCGGTCCAGCCGAGCAGGTGGATGCCGTGGTCGCTGCTGCCCTGCATGAGGTCGAGGTACTCGCCCCACTCGTTGGACACCGGCGTGAGCTGGATCCCGACCGCTTCGAGCTGGCTCGAGAGGTTGGTGTAGATCTGCTCGGGGTTCGGCATGTACGGACGCGAGACGTTCACGGGGTAATTGAACGTGATCGACAGCGGGTTGGCGTCGGTGTATCCCGCCTCGGCGAGAAGAGCCGTCGCGGCCTCGGGGTCGTACTCGTACTCCGTGACCGAGTCGTTCCAGCCGATGACGCTCGGCGGCATGAACTGCGAAGCGATCTCGGTGCCCTCGGGCAGGACCTGCGTGACGAGCTGCTCCTTGTCGATCGCGTGGGCGATCGCCTGGCGCACCTTGATGTCGGCCAGCGACGGCTGGGCCTGGTTCATCGCCAGGTACAGGACGTTGAACGGATCGCGGTTGACGAGCGTGAAGCCGGCCTCCTCGAGCGCGCCGAGGTCGGCGGGGGCGGCGAGGTCGTAGCCGTCGATCGATCCCGACTCGAGAGCCTGGCGACGAGCGGTCGTGTCGCCGATCACCTGGAAGATGATCTCCTGGACGTCACC
This genomic stretch from Microbacterium sp. SLBN-146 harbors:
- a CDS encoding ABC transporter permease; the encoded protein is MTSAMLPPAPGGGPVDDTAVDDRELLAAKTGGGGFWSGVFRRLRRNPSAWVGAAIIALFLLIAALAPLLAPYGPTELPGQRFITPTHIPGPGEIPEFPLGLDRFGGDVLSKLIWGAQATLLIGVVSTAIGLVGGMILGFLCGMFGGWVDTLIMRFVDILLSIPSLLLAVSIAAILGQNQLSVMIAIGAVQVPIFARLLRASMLQQRNADYVLSAQTLGLGRGTITMSHVLPNSVGPVIVQGTLSLATAVIEAAALSYLGLGGSVPQTAEWGRMLTYAQLELAIAPWLAFLPGACITITALGFTLFGEALREAMDPRTRKR
- a CDS encoding ABC transporter permease produces the protein MLRTIGKRLLLLIPTLIGLSILLFLWVRALPGGPAVALLGERATPEAIEEINRLYGFDRSPLEQYFIWAGRLLSGDFGQSIQTRAPVIEEFLRRFPATFELSVFAIVVAVGVGVPLGYLAARKHGKATDHITVAASLLGITIPVFFLAFILKWVFAVQLGWLPSEGRQDPRIDATHYTGFYVFDGIITGEWDAAWDAFLHLILPGLALASIPLAIIVRITRASVLEVQNSDYVRTGLAKGVSRGTIRQRFILRNALLPVVTTIGLQVGLLISGAVLTETVFAYPGIGSFLARAIFTRDYPVLQGFIIFIAIGYALINLLVDISYSFIDPRVRVS
- a CDS encoding ABC transporter substrate-binding protein, with product MLHTSRRRRLFAGAATIAIGALVLTACASQREDGGDSAEPSDVDSTFVFGASADLSSLDPAFANDGETFRVARQMFEGLVGTEPGTADPAPLLAESWDQSEDGLSYTFQLKEGVTFHDGTDFNAEAVCFNFDRQNNFTGVAQSESLSYYWGKLMRGYADTGTSIYGGCEANGDYEATITLTEPFAGFIPALSLPSFSIQSPTALEEYAADEVGGTSEAPTLSEYAQGHPTGTGPFKFDSWSPGESSTLSAYEDYWGEQGDVQEIIFQVIGDTTARRQALESGSIDGYDLAAPADLGALEEAGFTLVNRDPFNVLYLAMNQAQPSLADIKVRQAIAHAIDKEQLVTQVLPEGTEIASQFMPPSVIGWNDSVTEYEYDPEAATALLAEAGYTDANPLSITFNYPVNVSRPYMPNPEQIYTNLSSQLEAVGIQLTPVSNEWGEYLDLMQGSSDHGIHLLGWTGDYNDPDNFVGTFFGAPSNEWGFDNPELFSTLTTARGLATAEEQEAAYLDANAQIMEFLPGIPLAHPVPTLAFNERVTSYPASPVQDEVYNMVELSE